Proteins co-encoded in one Halococcoides cellulosivorans genomic window:
- a CDS encoding glycosyltransferase, with product MDRLADECDRIDGVDVVDTPGAADVIHFNSLNPLGRLVHGKESLSRHVADLSRIVRSDDTAVVVTEHGVEEFSDVEATMYLESNDAVRQFADRFKRGVERIFSRYVDAIIAISSMDREYLLDAGFDSQQVHFVPHGVDEAFLNSPTTSRDGDFVFHVSKCSPHKNPSAVIETAKRLSRRMVIAGDGWTEHHGEVLDSIETVEVLGYVSKERLIELYSSAAAFYFPSTYEPFGLPILEALACGTPVVASEHSAARDFDTEGVQLVDPLDIGRHVELLGRLLDDDTDRDRRSAASRAFAREMTWERTANLTISIYKTVEKNRYD from the coding sequence ATGGATCGGTTGGCGGACGAATGCGATCGAATCGACGGTGTCGACGTGGTCGACACTCCGGGGGCCGCTGACGTCATCCACTTCAACTCTCTCAACCCACTCGGTCGCCTCGTCCACGGGAAAGAGAGCCTGTCGAGACACGTTGCCGATCTCTCTCGGATCGTTCGCTCAGACGACACCGCAGTCGTCGTGACCGAACACGGTGTCGAGGAATTCTCGGACGTCGAGGCGACGATGTACCTCGAATCGAACGACGCAGTTCGACAGTTCGCAGATAGGTTCAAACGCGGTGTGGAGCGGATATTTAGCAGATACGTCGACGCGATCATCGCGATCAGTTCGATGGATCGTGAGTACCTTCTGGATGCAGGGTTCGACAGCCAGCAGGTCCATTTCGTCCCTCACGGGGTCGACGAGGCCTTCTTGAACTCGCCGACGACATCGAGAGACGGTGACTTCGTCTTTCACGTGAGCAAGTGTTCGCCACACAAGAATCCGTCTGCAGTGATCGAAACTGCCAAGCGATTGTCGAGGCGAATGGTCATCGCGGGGGACGGATGGACAGAACACCACGGCGAGGTATTGGATTCCATCGAGACTGTCGAGGTCCTCGGGTACGTCTCCAAGGAGCGGTTGATCGAACTGTACAGTTCTGCCGCCGCGTTTTATTTTCCGTCGACATACGAACCGTTCGGGTTGCCGATCCTCGAAGCATTGGCCTGTGGGACGCCGGTCGTCGCATCAGAGCACTCGGCAGCGAGAGATTTCGACACCGAGGGGGTCCAACTCGTCGATCCCCTCGACATCGGTCGCCACGTCGAACTTCTGGGCCGACTCCTCGACGACGACACCGACCGTGACCGCCGGAGTGCTGCGTCACGGGCGTTTGCCCGCGAGATGACGTGGGAACGAACGGCAAATCTCACGATAAGTATTTACAAAACCGTGGAAAAGAACAGATACGATTGA
- a CDS encoding DUF2206 domain-containing protein — protein MTGRTLLGLTGFFLVGIVVPAVLDWIGPHLPLVRPVFAVAFLLFVPGAFAYLALGAPERSLATTLCYIYGLSLASIMAIGGVASLVLPLVGIDRPLTLPVLVGLSAVLATLVAVWSDSTIALSVRTEDIVSPVPLALLLLPFASVFGTTLYSVGGVNALLLALLGVIGVIPVGVAMTDRGRRYLPLAVWSISLSLVYHGRLFDSFTITQPLPNLTMELGRWVPNYASGIGSLLANGVLYPVFAVVTGLPMALEWNLVNPFIVAVLPVALYEAYRRYTSPTGAFLAACIFMFAYSFYVLYPTGGRAATPVIFLALLALATSDSELVPSTRHKLALLFGAGVAVTHYGTAYVVMFALIAGGFVFPLLKLLHVINLPALVASRISEGRLRTHLDSVAERSFEIARPAILSPWYVAYYATLALAWYLHTGLGGKYSTLPTKVLDGVRGVMYAETSGSAVSSFQQDYSAVSITVAKYLYVVFGLLMAAGIAIAIFRLVVDREEVVPTGHLALGIGFFAMFGGSALPSGNAFAVARVMMIIFTFTVPFVVIGLDELPSLLNRLHAIDVGRSLTATRTALAVVIAVFFLLNSGFVAETITNDYAPSNQVSEQRLLASDVPRERLQVRACVPCDVRTHVWLGDNVPQGSTIYGDVMMGNQLDFYAGTIQSRTGQSHRYQMVNSTMDGLPPNAYLGLLGHNLDLQGFSIGYKFNFYETDLGPYTDGHVLYVNDHAKIVRERNTTRAERVSAGS, from the coding sequence TTGACCGGGCGAACTCTGTTGGGACTCACGGGATTCTTTCTCGTGGGGATCGTCGTTCCTGCCGTCCTCGACTGGATTGGGCCTCACCTTCCCCTGGTCAGACCAGTGTTCGCCGTCGCCTTTCTCCTATTTGTCCCCGGCGCGTTCGCCTATCTGGCGCTCGGGGCTCCCGAACGATCGCTCGCGACGACGCTCTGTTACATCTATGGGCTGAGTCTCGCCTCGATCATGGCCATCGGGGGTGTGGCCAGTCTCGTCTTGCCACTCGTTGGGATAGATCGGCCACTCACGCTGCCGGTTTTGGTCGGACTGTCGGCAGTCCTGGCCACTCTCGTGGCTGTCTGGAGTGATTCCACGATCGCGCTCAGCGTTCGAACTGAGGACATCGTTTCGCCGGTCCCGCTCGCGTTGCTATTGTTGCCGTTCGCCAGCGTGTTCGGGACCACCCTCTATTCGGTCGGTGGAGTCAACGCGCTCTTGCTCGCGCTCCTCGGGGTGATCGGCGTCATCCCGGTCGGTGTGGCGATGACGGACCGTGGCCGGCGGTACTTGCCGCTCGCCGTCTGGAGTATCTCGCTGTCGCTGGTGTATCACGGTCGGCTGTTCGACTCGTTCACGATCACCCAACCCCTCCCCAATCTCACGATGGAACTCGGTCGGTGGGTCCCGAACTACGCATCGGGAATCGGGTCACTCCTGGCGAACGGCGTTCTGTACCCGGTCTTCGCGGTCGTCACCGGCTTGCCGATGGCTCTGGAGTGGAACCTCGTGAACCCGTTCATCGTCGCGGTGCTTCCGGTGGCGCTGTACGAAGCATACCGTCGGTACACGTCGCCGACGGGGGCGTTTCTCGCTGCCTGCATCTTCATGTTCGCGTACTCGTTTTACGTCCTCTACCCCACGGGTGGGCGGGCGGCGACACCGGTGATCTTCCTCGCGTTGCTCGCGCTGGCGACGAGTGACTCTGAACTGGTCCCGTCGACGAGACACAAACTCGCCTTGCTGTTCGGCGCTGGCGTCGCTGTCACGCACTACGGGACTGCGTACGTCGTCATGTTCGCACTCATCGCCGGTGGGTTCGTGTTCCCGTTGCTCAAGCTGCTCCACGTGATCAATCTCCCCGCGCTGGTGGCATCACGAATTTCTGAGGGACGACTGCGGACTCACCTCGACAGTGTCGCCGAGCGATCGTTCGAGATCGCACGGCCGGCGATCCTCTCGCCGTGGTACGTCGCGTACTACGCCACGCTGGCGCTCGCGTGGTATCTGCACACCGGGCTCGGGGGGAAGTACTCGACACTCCCGACGAAGGTCCTGGACGGAGTCAGGGGCGTGATGTACGCCGAGACCTCGGGGAGTGCCGTGAGTTCGTTCCAGCAGGATTACTCGGCCGTCTCGATCACGGTGGCCAAGTATCTCTACGTCGTCTTTGGGTTGCTCATGGCCGCCGGGATCGCCATCGCAATCTTCAGGCTCGTCGTCGATCGGGAGGAGGTGGTCCCGACGGGCCACCTGGCGCTGGGAATCGGATTCTTCGCCATGTTCGGTGGGTCGGCACTCCCGTCGGGGAACGCGTTCGCCGTCGCGCGCGTGATGATGATCATCTTCACGTTCACCGTGCCGTTCGTGGTGATCGGGCTGGACGAACTCCCGTCGCTTCTGAATCGGCTCCACGCTATCGACGTGGGCCGATCTCTCACCGCCACGCGGACGGCTCTGGCAGTGGTCATCGCCGTGTTCTTCTTGCTCAACAGCGGGTTCGTCGCCGAGACGATCACGAACGACTACGCCCCGAGCAACCAGGTCAGCGAACAGCGATTGCTCGCGAGTGACGTGCCTCGCGAACGGCTCCAGGTGCGGGCGTGTGTCCCCTGTGACGTTCGGACCCACGTCTGGCTCGGTGACAACGTCCCTCAGGGTTCGACGATCTACGGTGACGTGATGATGGGCAACCAACTGGACTTCTATGCCGGAACGATCCAGTCCAGAACGGGCCAGAGTCACCGCTATCAGATGGTCAATTCGACGATGGACGGTCTGCCACCGAACGCCTATCTCGGACTGCTCGGCCACAACCTCGACCTGCAGGGCTTTTCGATCGGGTACAAGTTCAACTTCTACGAGACCGATCTCGGGCCGTACACCGATGGACACGTCCTGTACGTCAACGATCACGCCAAGATCGTCCGGGAACGGAACACGACGCGAGCGGAGCGGGTCAGTGCTGGTTCCTGA